Proteins encoded by one window of Anopheles maculipalpis chromosome 2RL, idAnoMacuDA_375_x, whole genome shotgun sequence:
- the LOC126556562 gene encoding tetratricopeptide repeat protein 28 — protein MHTERRHRHRAGRGTMSGHQTTGSTVVTATAITAQQPAIHPTVWEILSAELILSNEPEGTPELPAANRALFLEKVRQSNTACQNGDFSTAVQLYTDALGLDPGNHILYSNRSAARLKQGQFALALQDATRARELCPQWPKAYFRQGVALQCLGRYGEALAAFSAGLAQDPNSKQLLAGLVEASIKSPLRHALEPTFQQLKAMKLDQSPFVVISVVGQELLGAGQYHAAVTVLESALRIGSCSLKLRGSVFSALSSAHWALNQLDKAIAYMQQDLAVAKSLGDTAGECRAHGNLGSAYFSQGSYKEALTSHRYQLVLAMKCKDTQAAAAALTSLGHVYTAIGDYPNALASHKQCVQLVKQMGDRLQEAREIGNVGAVYLAMGEFDSAVDCHTQHLRLARKLGNQVEEARAYSNLGSSYHYKRNFTQAITYHESVLRIAQQLGDRAIEARAYAGLGHAARCGHDFVQAKRWHEKQLEMALAARDKVGEGRACSNLGIVYQLLGEHDAALKLHQAHLTIARQLQDKAGMGRAYGNIGNAYSAAGYYESAIKYHKQELIISKEVHDRSAEASTHGNLAVAYQALGAHDMALMHYRAHLNIARELKDTAGEACALLNLGNCLSSRQEFAQAVPYYEQYLMLSQELGDVAAEGKACHFLGYAHYCIGNYREAVRYYDQDLALAKDLQNKMNMGRAYCNLGLAHLALGNTGGALECQKYFLAIAHMTNHLPGKFRALGNIGDVLIRMGDVDEAIKMYQRQLALARQTRERGMEAAACGALGLAHRLLKKLDKALGYHTQELTLRQEMSDLPGECRAHGHLGAVHMALGNYTHAVKCYQEQLERAQELQDSAVEAQAFGNLGIARLNMGHYEDAIGYLEQQLGTLEQVNTPTAQHDRARALGHLGDCYDALGDYHTEAIKCHERHLQLAIALQSPRDQERAYRGLGNCYKSVGNLQEALVCLEKRLVVSHELGNPEAKAAAYGDLGSIHSALGNYEQAINCLEHQRDIARELGDRVLTSDAISGLGAVFQQMGDYDESLRLHKQDLELGESINHSTLQARACGNLGSVYDALRNYTESARYYEKQLTLTSDRQTKAHACLALGRVYHAMEQVPQAVGFLRQGLAIAQSLNKLEEEAKLRYRLGLSLVASGDDDAARQQMENAAQILESIRSDQVTPEARTLLYDLQTSCYQTLQRVLVGLGRTEEALVAAERCRSRMGADSNQSAENSLNNRKTLLTCSEYIFDTVNRSKTSIIYYSLAGTDLYAWFLQPQKRIVRFHATKLDEQTLPMMKKKALMGPTGTGPSDKKGSQLEEASTGENSLLEQYINYVRDCLGVNSGSVLQEGDGSGWKSSNENLIDDFTNERAGFLRMVNRNHLLNSSNYSLSSLFSLGSVGGSVASLQGSTRSIGSLQGSTRSRRSNMLPPWQGPSCLHVLYNLLLAPFEDLLPDISSTARIGRRELILVLEKELYLVPFAILRSGDEDGEYLSERCSLLTVPSLHTLRQKSRIKTREPAEGLNSALVIGGPKIPSSLSETWGWSDSPASLQEAAMVSDMLNTKPLVSSSATKESVVSELPAAECVHFAANVSWKLGAVVLSPGDVLDSQSQKRFYPNAGGELLGGDNDEETTDLSTSNMEIPPLSDFILSAADLLSMKLTAKLVVLSSYHSVEPITGCGVANLAGSWLFAGTGAVLVSLWPVPETAAKILLRAFYSALLQGTRAARALAEAMQTVQHTKHFAHPANWAGFILIGGNVRLSNKVALIGQALCELMRTPDKCRDALRVCLHLVEKSLQRIHRGQKNAMYTTQKSIDNKAGPVSGWKDLLMAVGFRFEPAANGIPSSVFFPQSDPEDRLSQCSASLQALLGLSPTTLHALSKLVHGAEIADEIIGVMRNVVAQFPSKATDNESAIDVPLSVRLWRVSGCHELLASLGFDLMEVGQDQVTLRTGKQANRRNCQFVLQALLALFDTQEAPKSLGIESSSSSESLNEEEESDEQGTTHQQQSLQQQSQQQSQQQSTQQQQQQQQSVQQSQQVQQQLKGSSSGASPTPTSGDSQQRSISPAVTVKSQTSYNFSRPPLPLRRVPFLSTRSAFISYVRRRGEPDGGQTDSAQSVTNGNAVPNGNVLDTSLANTTDSELSDGYTTQQILLKSDHLAKGLGYSSLRGTIKVSRPGGGGESDAAFTPSPPVTIQNVDQNVSLALAHQTRIKNLYTNNGNVHGGMAGAMNGGVHGPAASAIGPGGYNLQDTLRDGVHHHPNPSHHRRPDSSSSASSATDWEGSGHATVLRRAAHQGHHLPPLPPPRQTLPMVESLRPLAPLAPVYNNINGAVGPTVGPAGKNSVPNGGQKSLSVLESTSSDSEFERSFDLPAGSSNAASISSKLTSLAHSLQSMRTRNKLKMGPPAHGQHLQQQQQQQQQQQQHQQLHGQQHHHGASSGSSTTTMTRSKLPVDQFGFLDRLSCRTEISSSATLSNHVAPPRKPLSTLPDDERTLNLNANKLYFSPTDAEMLPLAEASPSDLGLGAKSHAPSIGQPMVGSTGGSLGVPGTSSKDGTKSNQKTIQDSILRHMSREMTPTISEVYHERNIGLGLAPSLSKLLLSKNYDESPDLGKSNNSVTVAAASAAAAASMLNKPSAALTVGNLAEAMNEIEMNATTSSKLDEGACGICHSPSDLLCGCSATSTVAAVAAMTAALGANTMAKKSSSNKPWLSNVSPNIVKASDLTTADILEQQKQLKSSVSSGLTSNLSSSTENSLSTVVKRSGSPFSDLSRRDEGDGRSVADSQCSGSFRTDITGSTVTTSKSQQQGSSQQQQQQQQQQQPSQQSSSGDPNGSSVPSSIVTMTSTTTVTQQRGKYIIDT, from the exons ATGCACACCGAACGGCGACATCGTCATCGGGCCGGCCGTGGTACGATGTCCGGCCATCAGACGACCGGCAGTACCGTGGTCACGGCCACCGCCATCACGGCGCAGCAGCCCGCCATCCATCCCACCGTCTGGGAGATTCTGTCCGCCGAGCTGATCCTTTCG AACGAACCGGAAGGTACGCCGGAACTGCCCGCGGCCAACAGGGCCCTCTTCCTGGAGAAGGTGCGCCAGTCCAATACCGCATGCCAGAATGGTGACTTCAGTACCGCCGTCCAGCTGTACACGGACGCGCTCGGGCTGGACCCGGGCAATCACATCCTTTACAGCAACCGTTCGGCGGCCCGGCTAAAACAGGGCCAGTTTGCGCTCGCACTCCAGGATGCGACACGTGCACGCGAGCTCTGTCCCCAGTGGCCGAAAGCTTACTTTCGGCAAGGTGTCGCGTTACAGTGTCTCGGCCGGTATGGGGAAGCGTTGGCAGCGTTCAGTGCCGGGTTAGCGCAAGATCCCAACAGCAAGCAGCTGTTGGCCGGACTGGTGGAGGCTTCGATCAAGAGTCCGCTACGGCACGCACTCGAACCCACATTCCAACAACTGAAAGCGATGAAGCTCGATCAGTCGCCATTCGTAGTGATATCCGTAGTTGGCCAGGAGTTGCTCGGTGCGGGTCAGTATCATGCCGCCGTTACGGTGCTCGAGTCAGCACTCAGGATAGGATCGTGCTCGTTGAAGTTACGTGGTTCCGTCTTTTCGGCGCTCAGTTCCGCACACTGGGCATTGAATCAGCTAGACAAAGCGATCGCTTACATGCAGCAGGATCTGGCCGTAGCCAAGAGCCTTGGTGATACGGCCGGCGAATGTCGTGCGCACGGGAATCTTGGGTCGGCTTACTTCAGCCAGGGTTCGTACAAGGAAGCGCTCACGTCCCACCGCTACCAGCTAGTGTTGGCGATGAAGTGCAAAGACACGCAGGCGGCTGCAGCCGCACTTACCTCGCTCGGTCACGTGTACACCGCCATCGGGGACTATCCGAACGCGCTCGCCTCACACAAACAGTGCGTACAGTTGGTGAAGCAGATGGGCGATCGGTTACAAGAGGCGCGCGAAATCGGTAACGTCGGTGCAGTGTACTTAGCAATGGGTGAGTTTGATTCCGCGGTCGACTGTCACACCCAACATCTTAGGCTTGCCCGGAAGCTGGGCAATCAGGTGGAGGAAGCACGGGCGTACAGTAATCTCGGTTCGAGCTATCACTACAAGCGCAACTTTACGCAAGCCATCACCTACCACGAGAGTGTCCTGCGGATAGCGCAACAGCTCGGCGATCGTGCGATAGAGGCACGGGCGTACGCAGGCCTTGGACATGCGGCACGCTGTGGCCATGACTTTGTGCAGGCAAAGCGGTGGCACGAGAAGCAATTAGAGATGGCACTGGCCGCTCGGGATAAGGTGGGCGAAGGGCGTGCCTGTTCGAATTTGGGTATCGTGTATCAACTGTTGGGCGAGCATGATGCGGCACTGAAACTACACCAAGCGCATCTTACCATTGCGCGCCAGCTGCAGGATAAAGCCGGTATGGGACGTGCGTACGGCAACATTGGCAATGCGTACTCAGCTGCCGGTTACTACGAGTCTGCGATCAAGTACCACAAGCAGGAACTTATCATCAGCAAGGAAGTGCACGATCGTAGTGCGGAAGCGTCAACGCACGGAAATTTGGCAGTGGCGTATCAAGCACTTGGCGCACACGATATGGCACTAATGCACTACCGAGCCCATCTAAATATTGCCCGTGAGCTGAAGGACACTGCCGGCGAGGCATGCGCACTACTAAATCTGGGAAATTGTTTAAGCTCGCGACAAGAGTTCGCCCAAGCTGTGCCGTATTACGAGCAGTACCTCATGCTGTCTCAGGAACTCGGCGATGTGGCAGCTGAGGGTAAGGCGTGCCATTTCCTGGGTTATGCGCACTACTGCATCGGCAACTATCGGGAAGCAGTACGATACTACGATCAAGACCTGGCGCTCGCCAAAGATCTGCAAAACAAGATGAACATGGGCCGAGCGTACTGTAACCTCGGGTTGGCACATCTAGCACTCGGCAACACCGGTGGTGCGTTGGAGTGTCAGAAGTATTTCCTCGCGATCGCCCACATGACCAACCATCTGCCGGGCAAGTTTCGAGCGCTCGGGAACATTGGTGACGTGTTGATACGGATGGGCGATGTGGATGAGGCGATCAAGATGTACCAACGGCAGCTAGCCCTTGCACGGCAAACGCGCGAACGTGGCATGGAGGCTGCGGCCTGTGGTGCACTAGGACTCGCGCACCGGTTGCTCAAGAAGCTCGACAAAGCACTCGGTTACCACACGCAGGAGCTTACACTTCGTCAAGAGATGAGTGATCTGCCGGGAGAGTGTCGAGCGCATGGACATCTCGGTGCAGTGCATATGGCACTGGGTAACTACACACACGCCGTTAAATGCTACCAGGAACAGCTGGAACGTGCGCAAGAACTTCAAGATTCGGCAGTAGAAGCGCAAGCATTCGGTAATCTAGGTATAGCGAGATTAAACATGGGCCATTACGAAGATGCAATCGGGTATCTCGAGCAACAGCTAGGCACGTTGGAGCAAGTGAACACCCCAACTGCCCAGCACGATCGTGCAAGAGCTCTAGGGCATTTGGGTGACTGTTATGATGCACTGGGCGATTACCACACCGAAGCTATTAAGTGCCACGAACGACATCTGCAGCTAGCCATCGCACTACAGAGTCCCCGTGACCAGGAGCGAGCTTACCGAGGACTCGGAAACTGCTACAAATCTGTCGGCAATCTTCAGGAGGCGCTCGTGTGTCTCGAAAAACGACTCGTTGTGTCACACGAGTTGGGCAATCCGGAAGCGAAAGCGGCTGCTTACGGTGATCTGGGAAGCATACACAGTGCGCTAGGGAACTATGAGCAAGCGATCAACTGTCTTGAGCATCAGCGTGACATTGCCCGGGAGCTTGGCGATCGTGTACTAACGTCCGACGCGATCAGTGGTCTTGGGGCAGTTTTCCAACAGATGGGTGACTACGACGAATCGTTACGGTTGCACAAACAGGATCTCGAGCTGGGCGAGAGCATCAACCATAGCACACTGCAGGCTCGTGCTTGTGGAAATCTCGGCTCCGTGTATGATGCACTCCGGAACTACACCGAATCAGCACGGTACTACGAGAAGCAGCTAACGCTTACGTCCGATCGGCAGACGAAAGCACACGCCTGTCTCGCGCTAGGACGTGTGTACCACGCCATGGAGCAAGTGCCACAGGCAGTCGGCTTTTTACGGCAAGGTCTAGCGATCGCTCAATCACTCAACAAGCTAGAGGAAGAAGCGAAGCTACGCTACCGGCTCGGTTTATCGCTGGTGGCAtcgggtgatgatgatgccgcACGCCAACAGATGGAAAATGCCGCCCAGATTCTCGAATCGATCCGCAGTGATCAGGTCACACCGGAGGCTCGCACTCTGCTGTACGATCTGCAAACATCCTGCTACCAAACGCTGCAGCGTGTGCTGGTCGGATTGGGCCGCACGGAGGAAGCACTGGTTGCAGCCGAACGTTGCCGATCGCGTATGGGTGCCGACTCGAACCAGAGTGCCGAGAATTCACTCAACAACCGCAAAACGCTGCTCACATGCAGCGAGTACATCTTCGACACGGTCAATCGCAGTAAAACGAGCATCATCTACTACAGTCTCGCCGGAACCGATCTGTACGCTTGGTTCCTGCAGCCACAGAAGCGTATCGTGCGCTTTCACGCGACTAAACTCGATGAACAGACGCTACcgatgatgaagaagaaggcACTGATGGGACCGACAGGTACGGGACCTTCGGACAAAAAGGGCAGCCAGCTTGAGGAAGCATCCACGGGAGAAAATAGTCTGCTGGAGCAGTACATCAACTACGTGAGAGATTGTTTGGGCGTAAATTCGGGCAGCGTGTTACAGGAAGGTGATGGTAGCGGTTGGAAATCATCCAACGAGAACCTGATCGATGACTTCACGAACGAGCGGGCCGGATTTTTGCGTATGGTCAATCGGAACCATTTGCTCAACTCGAGCAATTATTCGCTGAGTTCGCTGTTCAGTCTCGGCAGTGTCGGTGGCTCCGTTGCCAGTCTGCAGGGTTCAACAAG GTCTATTGGAAGCCTGCAGGGATCGACACGGTCGAGACGATCGAACATGCTGCCACCGTGGCAAGGACCGTCTTGTTTGCACGTCCTGTACAACTTACTGTTGGCACCGTTCGAGGATCTGCTACCAGACATTAGTTCAA CTGCTCGAATCGGTCGTCGTGAGTTGATTCTGGTACTGGAGAAGGAACTCTACCTGGTCCCGTTCGCTATCCTGCGCAGTGGTGATGAAGATGGCGAATATCTTTCGGAACGCTGCTCCCTGCTCACCGTCCCATCCTTGCACACGCTGCGTCAGAAAAGTCGCATCAAAACGCGTGAACCAG CGGAAGGCCTTAACAGCGCTCTTGTGATCGGAGGACCCAAGATACCGTCCTCCCTATCGGAGACCTGGGGCTGGTCGGATTCTCCAGCCTCACTGCAGGAAGCTGCCATGGTGTCCGATATGCTGAACACGAAACCACTCGTCAGCTCGAGTGCCACCAAAGAGTCGGTCGTTTCCGAATTACCGGCAGCCGAATGTGTCCACTTTGCGGCCAACGTGAGCTGGAAGCTGGGTGCCGTAGTCCTTAGTCCTGGTGACGTGCTCGATTCACAGTCCCAGAAGCGTTTCTATCCGAACGCGGGCGGTGAACTGTTGGGTGGTGATAACGACGAAGAAACGACCGATCTGTCTACCTCCAACATGGAGATACCACCGCTCTCTGACTTTATCCTCAGCGCTGCGGATCTGCTCTCGATGAAGCTGACCGCGAAGCTGGTTGTGCTGAGCTCGTACCACTCCGTCGAACCCATAACCGGATGTGGAGTGGCCAATCTGGCCGGTAGTTGGCTATTCGCTGGGACTGGTGCCGTACTCGTGTCGCTCTGGCCCGTCCCCGAAACGGCGGCCAAAATTCTACTGCGTGCCTTCTACTCCGCCCTGCTTCAGGGTACACGTGCCGCACGCGCCCTAGCAGAGGCAATGCAAACCGTCCAGCACACCAAACACTTTGCCCATCCGGCGAACTGGGCTGGATTTATACTGATCGGTGGCAATGTACGACTCTCAAACAAGGTCGCACTGATCGGACAAGCGCTTTGTGAACTGATGCGCACTCCAGATAAGTGTCGCGATGCGTTGCGCGTGTGTCTTCATCTGGTGGAGAAGAGTCTGCAGCGGATTCATCGTGGCCAGAAGAACGCCATGTACACCACGCAGAAAAGCATCGACAATAAGGCGGGCCCGGTTAGCGGATGGAAGGATCTACTGATGGCGGTCGGATTCCGGTTTGAACCGGCCGCTAACGGTATCCCGTCCAGTGTGTTCTTCCCGCAGAGTGATCCGGAAGATCGACTGTCACAGTGTTCGGCTAGTTTGCAGGCATTGCTCGGACTGTCCCCAACTACACTGCACGCACTGTCGAAGTTGGTGCATGGAGCAGAAATTGCGGACGAGATTATTGGTGTGATGCGGAACGTGGTGGCACAGTTCCCATCGAAAGCGACCGACAATGAAAGTGCGATCGATGTGCCGCTGAGTGTACGGCTGTGGCGGGTATCTGGTTGTCATGAGTTGCTTGCATCGCTTGGATTCGATCTGATGGAGGTGGGACAGGATCAGGTGACACTGCGCACAGGAAAACAGGCAAATCGGCGCAATTGTCAGTTTGTGCTTCAAGCACTGTTGGCACTGTTCGATACGCAGGAAGCTCCAAAAAGTCTCGGAATCGAATCAAGCAGTAGTTCAGAATCGTTGAACGAAGAGGAAGAATCCGACGAACAGGGCACAACACATCAGCAACAATCCTTGCAACAGCAGTCGCAACAACAATCCCAGCAACAATccacacaacagcagcaacagcagcaacaatctgTTCAACAGTCACAACAAGTCCAGCAACAGTTGAAAGGGTCCTCTTCCGGTGCAAGTCCAACACCGACCAGTGGTGACTCACAGCAACGAAGCATTTCTCCTGCCGTGACGGTAAAATCCCAGACCAGCTACAACTTCTCCCGACCACCATTACCCCTGCGACGTGTCCCCTTCCTGAGCACCCGCAGTGCCTTCATCTCGTACGTCCGACGACGTGGTGAACCGGACGGAGGACAGACCGACAGTGCGCAATCGGTTACGAACGGAAATGCTGTCCCGAACGGTAATGTGCTCGATACAAGCCTTGCCAACACTACCGACAGTGAGCTTTCCGATGGGTATACCACCCAGCAGATACTCCTCAAAAGTGATCACCTGGCGAAGGGACTCGGGTACTCGAGTTTACGGGGAACGATAAAGGTGTCTCGACCTGGAGGTGGTGGCGAAAGTGATGCCGCCTTCACCCCAAGTCCTCCGGTAACGATCCAGAACGTAGATCAGAACGTCTCGCTCGCGTTGGCACATCAGACACGCATCAAGAATCTCTACACGAATAATGGCAACGTGCACGGTGGTATGGCTGGTGCGATGAATGGTGGTGTTCACGGTCCTGCAGCATCGGCAATCGGACCGGGTGGTTACAACCTGCAGGATACACTTCGCGATGgagttcatcatcatccgaaTCCGAGCCATCATCGCCGTCCGGATAGTTCCAGCTCGGCAAGCTCAGCGACGGATTGGGAGGGATCGGGACATGCGACTGTTTTACGACGTGCAGCACACCAAGGACACCACCTACCGCCTCTCCCACCACCCCGACAAACGCTTCCAATGGTGGAGAGTCTACGTCCGCTGGCACCACTTGCACCAGTGTACAATAACATTAACGGAGCAGTGGGTCCTACCGTTGGACCTGCAGGCAAGAATTCCGTCCCGAACGGTGGCCAGAAATCGCTCTCGGTGCTTGAATCGACCAGTTCCGATTCAGAGTTTGAACGATCGTTCGATCTACCGGCCGGTTCCTCTAATGCCGCGTCTATCAGTAGTAAGTTGACTTCGCTGGCTCACAGCCTTCAGAGCATGCGTACTCGCAACAAGCTGAAGATGGGCCCTCCTGCTCACGGACAACAtcttcagcaacagcaacagcagcaacaacaacagcaacagcaccaacaacTCCACggccagcagcatcatcatggTGCGTCAAGTGGGTCCTCTACCACAACGATGACTCGCTCGAAACTTCCCGTGGATCAGTTCGGATTCCTCGATCGTCTTAGCTGCCGAACGGAGATTTCATCTTCGGCCACCCTCTCCAATCACGTTGCACCACCTCGGAAACCTCTCTCGACCCTACCAGATGATGAGCGCACGCTTAACCTAAACGCTAACAAGCTCTACTTCTCACCGACTGACGCCGAAATGCTTCCGCTGGCGGAAGCGTCCCCATCGGATCTTGGTCTCGGTGCTAAATCGCACGCCCCCTCCATTGGACAACCGATGGTTGGATCAACCGGTGGATCTCTGGGTGTACCGGGAACTTCCAGCAAGGATGGTACCAAATCGAACCAGAAAACGATCCAAGACTCGATCCTGCGCCACATGTCCCGCGAGATGACGCCCACTATCTCGGAGGTGTACCACGAGCGCAATATTGGACTCGGGTTGGCTCCGTCGCTGTCCAAGCTGCTGCTAAGCAAGAACTACGACGAATCACCTGATCTCGGCAAGAGTAACAATTCAGTCACGGTGGCAGCGGCATCAGCCGCAGCAGCTGCCTCCATGCTCAACAAACCAAGTGCCGCCCTGACGGTGGGCAATCTGGCCGAAGCGATGAACGAGATCGAGATGAATGCGACCACATCGAGCAAGCTGGATGAGGGTGCCTGTGGCATTTGTCACTCACCGTCCGATCTGCTGTGTGGATGTAGTGCCACCTCTACCGTGGCAGCCGTCGCTGCCATGACAGCAGCACTCGGTGCGAACACGATGGCGAAAAAGTCAAGCTCAAACAAACCCTGGCTCAGCAACGTATCGCCCAACATCGTGAAGGCGAGCGACCTAACCACGGCCGACATACTCGAACAGCAGAAGCAACTCAAATCGTCCGTTAGCAGTGGACTCACCAGCAATCTGTCCTCTTCCACGGAAAACTCACTCTCGACCGTAGTCAAGCGGAGTGGATCACCATTTTCCGATCTATCGCGACGGGACGAAGGTGATGGTCGTAGTGTGGCTGATTCGCAGTGTTCGGGTAGCTTTCGGACGGATATTACCGGTTCCACTGTAACTACTTCCAAGAGTCAGCAGCAGGGAtcgtcgcagcagcagcaacagcaacagcagcaacaacaaccatcaCAACAATCTAGTAGTGGGGATCCAAACGGTTCATCTGTACCATCATCCATTGTCACCATGACATCCACCACGACCGTAACGCAGCAACGAGGAAAATACATCATCGATACGTGA